In Sandaracinaceae bacterium, the following proteins share a genomic window:
- a CDS encoding response regulator transcription factor yields MLVDDHRLVRAGLRRLLEGHPRVEVVGEAGEGRAALSLLEELEPDLLVTDIGLPGLNGLDVAKQALAANPKLAVIVLSVHAEPAYVHRALELGVRGYVLKDGAPEELALAVDAIDRGGKYLSPSVASAVVDTLVGGGTIGTTPLDLLTDRQREILQLIAEGKSTKEIASTLFISIKTVESHRAQLAKKLDAKNVAELTRLAVRYGLVDA; encoded by the coding sequence GTGCTGGTCGACGATCACCGCCTGGTCCGGGCGGGCCTGCGGCGCCTCCTCGAGGGGCATCCGCGCGTGGAGGTCGTCGGGGAGGCGGGCGAGGGGAGGGCCGCGCTGAGCTTGCTCGAGGAGCTGGAGCCGGACCTGCTGGTGACCGACATCGGGCTGCCGGGACTCAACGGGCTGGACGTCGCGAAGCAGGCCCTGGCCGCGAACCCGAAGCTCGCGGTCATCGTGCTCTCGGTGCACGCCGAGCCCGCCTACGTGCACCGCGCGCTGGAGCTGGGGGTGCGTGGCTACGTGCTCAAGGACGGGGCTCCGGAGGAGCTCGCCCTCGCGGTCGACGCGATCGACCGGGGCGGCAAGTACCTCAGCCCGAGCGTCGCGAGCGCGGTCGTCGACACCCTCGTGGGCGGCGGGACGATCGGCACGACGCCGCTCGATCTGTTGACCGACCGCCAGCGCGAGATCCTCCAGCTGATCGCGGAGGGCAAGAGCACCAAGGAGATCGCCTCGACGCTGTTCATCAGCATCAAGACGGTGGAGTCGCACCGCGCGCAGCTGGCCAAGAAGCTAGACGCCAAGAACGTCGCCGAGCTGACCCGCCTGGCCGTGCGATACGGCCTGGTCGACGCCTGA
- a CDS encoding CHASE domain-containing protein codes for MAVAVWLVVVGPALALWWAAGQQAREADRESAESLALATANRLEDFVGARLLAASAFARTLEVDPAEDEQEFAARAGRLTQRLEGLLALNWIHPDGTIVWIHPAEANAEARGRNVLRHPDAAEHAREAIDTRRPTRTPFLELFQGNTGFATYIPVVIDGELRGLVNAVFDIEVLARLLLEEDGAAAYRLREDGVTLYASRGVSASEPAMSRQALYVSNRRVELELVRLPEARALSWVRHVLLALGILLALLASVFAARWMRQGHSMRERLARERRIKRELRGLSRALIEAQERERGHLARELHDDVGQSLTLAKLVAAEARAGHLDELEQLERAVDDALESVRRISRELRPNVLHDLGLVPALRALVKKVRERSRREVVGRWPPRVELDPDRALCLYRIAQEALTNALKHADASRLELELEVDDEEIRLRVRDDGCGLRAPRGPTTGLSSMRERAAMCGGRLRVEAHPDGGTLVELRIPTDEGDSEASVHDSAAPLH; via the coding sequence GTGGCCGTCGCGGTGTGGTTGGTCGTCGTAGGGCCCGCGCTCGCGCTCTGGTGGGCAGCGGGGCAGCAAGCCCGAGAAGCGGACCGGGAGAGCGCCGAGAGCCTCGCGCTGGCCACGGCCAACCGACTCGAGGACTTCGTCGGCGCGCGCTTGCTCGCGGCGAGCGCCTTCGCCCGCACGCTGGAGGTGGACCCCGCCGAGGACGAGCAGGAATTCGCCGCGCGCGCGGGCCGGCTGACGCAGCGGCTCGAGGGTCTGCTCGCCCTCAACTGGATCCACCCCGACGGCACCATCGTCTGGATCCACCCCGCGGAGGCCAACGCGGAGGCCCGTGGGCGCAACGTGCTGCGTCACCCGGACGCCGCCGAGCACGCCCGAGAGGCGATCGACACGCGCCGGCCGACGCGCACGCCGTTCCTGGAGCTCTTCCAGGGGAACACCGGGTTCGCGACCTACATCCCGGTCGTGATCGACGGTGAGCTCCGCGGGCTCGTCAACGCCGTGTTCGACATCGAGGTGCTCGCGCGCTTGCTGCTCGAGGAGGACGGCGCGGCAGCGTACCGCCTCCGGGAAGACGGCGTGACGCTCTACGCGAGCCGCGGCGTGTCGGCTTCGGAGCCCGCGATGAGCCGACAGGCCCTGTACGTGTCGAATCGGCGGGTCGAGCTCGAGCTGGTTCGGCTCCCCGAGGCCCGCGCGCTCTCGTGGGTGCGCCACGTGCTGCTCGCGCTGGGCATCCTGCTCGCGCTGCTCGCGAGCGTCTTCGCGGCGCGCTGGATGCGGCAGGGCCACTCGATGCGGGAGCGGCTCGCGAGGGAGCGCCGCATCAAGCGGGAGCTGCGCGGCCTCTCGCGTGCGCTCATCGAAGCCCAGGAGCGCGAGCGTGGCCACCTCGCCCGCGAGCTGCACGACGACGTGGGGCAATCTCTCACCCTGGCCAAGCTCGTGGCGGCGGAGGCCCGGGCCGGACACCTGGACGAGCTCGAGCAGCTCGAGCGGGCGGTGGACGACGCGCTCGAGTCGGTGCGGCGGATCTCGCGCGAGCTCCGGCCGAACGTGCTCCACGACCTCGGCCTCGTCCCCGCCCTCCGCGCGCTGGTGAAGAAGGTGCGCGAGCGCAGCCGCCGGGAGGTCGTCGGTCGGTGGCCTCCGCGCGTGGAGCTCGACCCGGACCGCGCGCTCTGCCTCTACCGGATCGCGCAGGAGGCGCTCACGAACGCGCTCAAGCACGCCGACGCGTCACGCCTCGAGCTGGAGCTCGAGGTGGACGACGAGGAGATCCGGCTGCGCGTACGGGACGACGGCTGCGGCCTCCGGGCTCCGCGAGGGCCCACGACCGGCCTCTCGAGCATGCGCGAGCGCGCCGCGATGTGTGGGGGTCGCTTGCGCGTCGAGGCCCACCCCGACGGCGGCACCCTGGTGGAGCTGCGGATCCCCACCGATGAGGGCGACTCCGAAGCCTCGGTCCATGATTCCGCGGCGCCCCTCCATTGA
- a CDS encoding nidogen-like domain-containing protein, producing the protein MRAIALFSLMLTFPAGALAQEGVLMTGLGGPAGYGEGVLEANDDGSSAEIDITAAFPNGLEYFGQRFRSMYVNNNGNVTFGGPTGTYTPQRFPLNGNRMIAPFWGDVDTRGGGRPARNGVYWDISPGQVVVTWHNVGYYSSSNDRENTFQLVILSNELLDQDDLWRVQFRYARCEWTTGNASGGSGGLGGTPAQAGFDAGNGRIFEILPGSGTGAVLNLCGASNVGVNGIWEFDIYRGTPQVANPGDPQVETQDFSR; encoded by the coding sequence ATGCGCGCCATCGCCCTCTTCTCCCTGATGCTCACGTTCCCGGCGGGCGCGCTCGCCCAGGAGGGCGTCCTGATGACGGGCCTCGGTGGCCCCGCGGGCTACGGCGAGGGCGTGCTCGAGGCCAACGACGACGGCTCGAGCGCGGAGATCGACATCACGGCCGCGTTCCCGAACGGGCTCGAGTACTTCGGGCAGCGCTTCCGCTCGATGTACGTGAACAACAACGGCAACGTGACGTTCGGAGGGCCCACCGGCACCTACACGCCGCAGCGCTTCCCCCTCAACGGGAACCGGATGATCGCCCCGTTCTGGGGCGACGTGGACACCCGCGGCGGCGGACGGCCCGCGCGCAACGGCGTCTACTGGGACATCTCGCCCGGCCAGGTCGTCGTGACCTGGCACAACGTCGGCTACTACTCGTCGAGCAACGACCGGGAGAACACCTTCCAGCTCGTGATCCTCTCCAACGAGCTGCTCGACCAGGACGATCTCTGGCGCGTGCAGTTCCGCTACGCGCGCTGCGAGTGGACCACGGGCAACGCGAGCGGCGGCAGCGGCGGCCTCGGCGGCACGCCCGCCCAGGCCGGCTTCGACGCGGGCAACGGCCGCATCTTCGAGATCCTGCCCGGCTCCGGCACCGGCGCGGTGCTCAACCTCTGCGGCGCGTCCAACGTTGGCGTCAACGGCATCTGGGAGTTCGACATCTACCGCGGCACCCCGCAGGTCGCGAACCCGGGCGACCCCCAGGTCGAGACCCAGGACTTCTCGCGCTGA